In the genome of Carnobacterium viridans, one region contains:
- a CDS encoding ABC transporter ATP-binding protein: MSHMKGSLRRIWQYIKPYKIGFLSAISLTIVCMIVNALQPYIIGLAMTELGKNVSDMLNNVPNAGVNFPYIRNIIIIILGMAAIYQITLYLSSYIMTNVVQNTMRDLRNEIELKINRLPVSYFDRNQQGNILSRVTNDVDSISNAMQQSLIQMVNSFMGIVFAITMMLYISVPLAIVIMTTIPLSFIISKAIIKKSQPYFKGQQESLGAMNGHVQESFSGFTEIKLYGKEKDKLEEFKGINATLNNYGFKAAFISGIMSPLVGFVSNLAYFGIAVGGGYLVIMGNLSLGNLQAFTQYIWQINQPISQITQLSGVIQSAAAAVNRVFEILDEPEEIINETEHALPNTIEGNVDFEHVSFGYDKEKPLITDLNVSVKKGQTVAVVGPTGAGKTTLINLLMRFYDVDKGAIKIDGIDTKSMSRQDVRSLFGMVLQDAWVYSGTIAENIRFGKLDATDEEVVEAAKTANVDHFIRTLPDGYNMKLNKETSNVSLGQKQLLTIARAVISDPKILILDEATSSVDTRLESLIQKAMKKVMEGRTSFVIAHRLSTIRDSDLILVMDQGEIIEQGTHEELLEKGTFYANLYNSQFSEEE, from the coding sequence ATGAGTCATATGAAAGGTTCATTACGCCGAATTTGGCAGTATATCAAACCTTATAAAATTGGTTTTCTATCTGCTATTTCGTTAACCATTGTCTGTATGATCGTAAATGCTCTACAGCCTTACATTATTGGATTGGCTATGACAGAGCTAGGTAAAAATGTTTCTGATATGTTGAATAATGTGCCGAATGCAGGAGTTAATTTCCCTTATATTCGTAACATTATCATCATTATCTTGGGGATGGCAGCTATTTATCAAATTACCTTGTATTTATCTTCGTATATCATGACGAATGTCGTTCAAAATACCATGCGTGATTTAAGAAATGAAATTGAACTAAAAATTAATCGTCTTCCAGTCTCATACTTTGATCGAAATCAACAAGGAAATATATTAAGTCGTGTCACAAATGATGTTGATTCCATAAGTAATGCGATGCAACAAAGTTTAATTCAAATGGTTAATTCGTTTATGGGAATTGTGTTCGCTATAACGATGATGTTGTATATCTCTGTTCCATTAGCAATAGTGATTATGACAACCATTCCACTTTCTTTTATTATTTCAAAAGCTATTATCAAAAAATCGCAACCCTATTTTAAAGGGCAACAAGAATCACTAGGGGCGATGAATGGACATGTGCAAGAAAGCTTTAGTGGATTTACTGAAATCAAACTTTATGGAAAAGAAAAAGATAAATTAGAAGAATTTAAAGGAATCAATGCAACGTTGAACAACTATGGTTTCAAAGCTGCCTTTATCTCTGGGATAATGAGCCCTTTAGTAGGATTTGTATCCAACCTAGCTTATTTCGGTATCGCGGTCGGCGGTGGGTACTTGGTTATTATGGGAAACCTGTCTTTAGGAAATTTACAAGCTTTTACTCAATACATTTGGCAAATTAACCAGCCTATTTCTCAAATCACACAACTATCTGGTGTTATTCAAAGTGCAGCAGCAGCAGTTAACCGTGTGTTCGAGATTTTAGATGAACCAGAAGAAATCATTAATGAAACTGAACATGCATTACCTAATACTATAGAAGGTAATGTTGATTTTGAACATGTTTCATTTGGCTATGACAAAGAAAAACCATTGATTACTGATTTGAATGTGTCAGTGAAAAAGGGGCAAACGGTAGCTGTTGTTGGACCTACAGGGGCAGGGAAAACGACGCTAATCAATTTATTAATGCGTTTCTACGACGTTGATAAAGGGGCCATTAAAATTGACGGTATCGATACAAAATCAATGTCCAGACAAGATGTTCGTTCGTTATTTGGAATGGTTTTACAAGATGCTTGGGTTTATAGTGGAACGATTGCTGAAAATATTCGTTTTGGTAAGTTAGATGCAACGGATGAAGAAGTTGTGGAAGCAGCAAAAACAGCTAATGTGGATCATTTTATACGAACTTTACCTGATGGATACAATATGAAACTAAACAAAGAAACGTCTAATGTATCTTTAGGTCAGAAGCAACTTTTAACTATTGCACGGGCTGTAATTTCTGATCCGAAAATTTTGATTCTAGATGAAGCGACTAGTTCAGTAGATACACGCTTAGAAAGTTTGATTCAAAAAGCGATGAAAAAAGTGATGGAAGGCAGAACAAGTTTCGTCATTGCCCATCGCTTGTCCACAATCCGAGATTCTGATTTAATTTTAGTCATGGATCAAGGTGAAATCATTGAACAAGGAACGCATGAAGAACTGCTTGAAAAAGGAACTTTTTATGCAAATCTATACAACAGTCAATTTAGTGAAGAAGAATAA
- a CDS encoding Cof-type HAD-IIB family hydrolase: MQKKMIFFDIDGTLVNDQKNIPESTKLAIKELKNNGHEIAIATGRNLFMAQNIIDELEISHYVVCNGAAGYLHNEQVYENPLDQAQLEKLIQVADLNNHDMIYETPETLRRRNEEADVSITTAMKSVGYGVPKYDRDFYLHNSLVQCLLFYREDEKQFYESGQFSKFRFVRWHDSGVDVLPHDGSKANTVIRVALENGFNIEDTIAFGDGLNDLEMIEKVGTGVAMGNALESVKLRADKVTKSCNEDGIYIALKELGLI, translated from the coding sequence ATGCAAAAGAAAATGATTTTTTTTGATATCGATGGAACATTAGTTAATGATCAAAAAAACATCCCAGAGAGCACCAAATTAGCGATTAAAGAACTAAAAAATAACGGTCATGAAATAGCTATTGCTACTGGACGAAATTTATTCATGGCTCAAAATATCATTGATGAATTAGAAATTAGCCATTATGTTGTTTGTAATGGAGCAGCAGGATACTTACATAACGAACAAGTTTACGAAAACCCGTTGGACCAAGCTCAATTAGAGAAACTTATTCAAGTAGCAGATTTGAATAATCATGACATGATTTATGAAACACCAGAGACATTAAGAAGAAGAAATGAAGAAGCTGACGTTAGTATAACTACAGCTATGAAATCTGTAGGTTATGGCGTCCCAAAATACGATCGAGATTTTTACTTACACAACTCGTTAGTTCAATGTTTGCTGTTTTACCGCGAAGACGAGAAACAATTTTATGAGAGTGGACAGTTTTCAAAATTCCGGTTTGTACGTTGGCATGATTCTGGAGTAGATGTATTGCCGCATGATGGTTCAAAAGCAAATACGGTCATTAGAGTTGCTTTAGAAAATGGCTTTAACATAGAAGATACCATTGCGTTTGGAGATGGCTTGAACGATTTAGAAATGATTGAAAAAGTTGGAACTGGAGTAGCAATGGGCAATGCTTTAGAAAGTGTAAAGTTAAGAGCCGATAAAGTAACAAAAAGTTGCAATGAAGATGGAATTTATATTGCATTAAAAGAACTGGGTTTGATATAA
- the spxB gene encoding pyruvate oxidase, which yields MTNGKTKVSTASLKVLAGWGIDTIYGIPSGTLAPLMEALGEQEETDIKFLQVKHEEVGAMAAVMQWKFGGKLGVCVGSGGPGASHLINGLYDAAMDNTPVLAILGSRPQRELNMDAFQELNQNPMFDHIAVYNRRVAYAEQLPKLIDDAIRTAISKRGVAVLEVPGDFGYHEIANDAFYSSGHSYRDYVSSAINEADIDAAVEVLNNAKRPVIYAGIGTMGHGPAVQELSRKLKAPVITTGKNFETFDYDFEGLTGSTYRVGWKPANEAVREADTVLFVGSNFPFAEVENTFGSVEKFIQIDNNPTMLGKRHNADVAILGDAGEAVHSLLEKVAPVEESAWWTANLKNVQNWRDYMTKLETKESGALQLYQVYNAINKYADEDAIYSIDVGNSTQTSIRHLHMTPKNMWRTSPLFASMGIALPGGIAAKNVYPDRQAFNLMGDGAFSMNYQDVVTNVRYEMPVINVVFTNTEYGFIKNKYEDTNTNTFGTEFTDVDYAKIGEAQGAIGFTVSRIEDMDQVMADAVKANKEGKTVVIDAKITKERPIPVETLKLDPTLYSAEEIKAYKEKYEAEELVPFSEYLKAEGLESIVAK from the coding sequence ATGACAAATGGAAAAACTAAAGTTAGTACAGCTTCATTAAAAGTTTTAGCGGGATGGGGAATAGACACAATTTATGGTATTCCTTCAGGAACTTTGGCTCCTTTAATGGAAGCTTTAGGCGAACAAGAAGAAACAGATATTAAATTCCTACAAGTAAAACATGAAGAAGTAGGAGCAATGGCAGCTGTAATGCAATGGAAATTCGGCGGAAAATTAGGTGTGTGTGTTGGATCAGGTGGTCCCGGTGCATCTCACTTAATCAACGGTCTTTACGATGCAGCTATGGATAATACACCAGTTTTAGCTATCTTAGGATCTCGTCCACAAAGAGAATTAAACATGGATGCATTCCAAGAATTAAACCAAAACCCAATGTTTGATCACATCGCAGTTTACAACCGTCGTGTTGCTTACGCTGAACAATTACCAAAATTGATCGACGACGCAATTCGTACGGCTATCTCTAAACGTGGAGTAGCTGTGTTGGAAGTACCTGGTGACTTCGGTTACCATGAAATTGCTAACGACGCATTCTACTCTTCAGGTCACAGCTACCGTGATTACGTTTCTTCTGCAATCAACGAAGCAGATATCGACGCAGCTGTTGAAGTATTAAACAACGCTAAACGTCCTGTTATCTATGCAGGTATCGGAACTATGGGACATGGTCCAGCAGTTCAAGAATTATCTCGTAAATTAAAAGCTCCAGTTATCACAACTGGTAAAAACTTTGAAACTTTCGACTATGACTTTGAAGGATTAACTGGTTCAACATACCGTGTTGGTTGGAAACCAGCTAACGAAGCTGTTAGAGAAGCAGATACAGTTCTTTTCGTTGGTTCAAACTTCCCGTTTGCTGAAGTAGAAAATACTTTCGGAAGCGTTGAAAAATTCATTCAAATCGACAACAACCCAACAATGCTTGGTAAACGTCATAACGCAGATGTTGCTATTCTTGGTGATGCTGGTGAAGCAGTTCACTCATTACTAGAAAAAGTAGCACCTGTTGAAGAATCAGCATGGTGGACTGCTAACTTGAAAAACGTTCAAAACTGGCGTGATTACATGACTAAGTTGGAAACAAAAGAATCTGGTGCTTTACAACTTTATCAAGTATACAACGCTATCAACAAATATGCTGACGAAGATGCAATCTATTCAATTGATGTTGGGAACTCAACTCAAACATCTATCCGTCACTTGCACATGACTCCTAAAAACATGTGGAGAACTTCTCCATTGTTTGCTTCTATGGGTATTGCACTTCCTGGTGGTATTGCTGCTAAAAACGTATATCCTGATCGTCAAGCATTTAACTTAATGGGTGATGGTGCGTTCTCTATGAACTATCAAGACGTTGTTACTAACGTACGTTACGAAATGCCTGTTATCAACGTAGTATTCACTAACACTGAGTATGGTTTCATCAAGAACAAATACGAAGATACAAATACAAATACTTTCGGTACTGAATTTACTGATGTAGACTACGCTAAAATTGGTGAGGCACAAGGTGCTATTGGTTTCACAGTAAGCCGTATCGAAGACATGGATCAAGTAATGGCTGATGCTGTTAAAGCTAACAAAGAAGGTAAAACAGTCGTAATTGATGCTAAAATTACAAAAGAACGTCCAATTCCAGTGGAAACATTGAAATTAGACCCTACATTGTATAGCGCTGAAGAAATTAAAGCTTACAAAGAAAAATATGAAGCTGAAGAATTAGTACCATTTAGCGAGTACCTAAAAGCTGAAGGTCTAGAATCTATCGTAGCTAAATAA
- a CDS encoding GntR family transcriptional regulator, whose amino-acid sequence MNKYHEVANKINSYIQEKNLARGHKLPTLTELESTYNVGKNTIIKALEVLETNGMIYQVRGSGTYVRGRHRKGFVNLTDVQGFQSIFREFNLSSEVIELKEIQAPSNVAEILELTDQETLYYIKRVRYIESRPFCVEESYYLKTVVPYLNKEIASQSIFNYLTNDLKINIHFSDLFMRIGKLNQEEAVYLQLETHDPSLIIESIYYLSNGRPFNYSNIKYHHEEAQFFVQGNNF is encoded by the coding sequence ATGAACAAATACCATGAAGTCGCCAACAAAATTAATAGTTACATTCAAGAAAAAAATTTAGCCCGTGGTCATAAATTGCCCACTCTCACTGAGTTAGAAAGTACATATAATGTCGGTAAAAACACCATTATTAAAGCATTGGAAGTTTTAGAGACAAATGGTATGATCTACCAAGTAAGAGGCAGCGGTACATATGTACGTGGTCGTCACCGCAAAGGTTTTGTTAATCTAACGGATGTTCAAGGATTCCAAAGTATTTTTAGAGAATTCAATTTATCCTCTGAGGTTATTGAATTGAAAGAAATCCAAGCTCCTTCAAATGTAGCAGAAATACTTGAACTTACAGACCAAGAAACGCTTTATTACATTAAACGCGTGCGTTATATCGAATCCCGTCCTTTTTGTGTGGAAGAGTCCTATTACCTCAAAACGGTCGTGCCCTATTTAAATAAAGAAATTGCCAGCCAATCTATTTTTAACTATCTAACAAATGACTTAAAAATAAATATTCATTTTTCCGATTTATTTATGCGTATCGGAAAATTAAATCAAGAAGAAGCAGTATATCTACAGTTGGAAACACACGACCCTTCTTTAATTATCGAAAGTATTTATTATTTAAGCAACGGTCGCCCGTTTAACTATTCCAACATTAAATACCATCACGAAGAAGCTCAGTTCTTTGTACAAGGGAATAATTTTTAA
- a CDS encoding PTS transporter subunit EIIC encodes MKENKNRDLAERILEEIGGEKNISNSTHCATRLRLVLKEENDDMVQSVKKLPGVIDVVRKGGQFQIVIGNTVDKVYTEFSELTGGEKKEATEDTKKGNIFSRIIATMSAVFAPFVYVLAAAGTIQGALIILSQFWPSIVETGTYQVFDVVSWSPFTFLPIFIAVTASKHFKTNTYTAIFANAALVAPGFSELAQRAGAGEAISFFGMPLSETVYTSTVIPAILLVWLLSYLERILERILPEAVTRLFTPLFSILIAVPLTIIVIGPLSAAGANVVATGYTALAVSFPA; translated from the coding sequence ATGAAAGAAAATAAAAACCGCGATTTAGCTGAGCGTATTTTGGAAGAGATTGGTGGAGAAAAAAACATATCCAATTCGACTCACTGTGCCACACGTTTACGGTTGGTACTGAAAGAAGAAAATGACGATATGGTCCAGTCTGTAAAAAAACTACCAGGGGTTATTGACGTAGTTCGTAAAGGTGGACAATTCCAAATCGTTATTGGAAACACAGTAGATAAAGTTTACACTGAATTCAGTGAACTAACTGGAGGAGAAAAGAAAGAAGCGACAGAAGATACGAAGAAAGGCAATATCTTTAGCCGAATCATTGCGACGATGTCAGCAGTGTTTGCGCCATTTGTTTATGTATTGGCAGCTGCCGGAACAATTCAAGGGGCGTTGATCATTTTGTCTCAGTTTTGGCCAAGCATTGTAGAAACGGGCACTTATCAAGTATTTGATGTGGTATCTTGGTCACCATTTACATTTTTACCAATTTTTATTGCGGTAACAGCGTCTAAACATTTTAAAACAAATACGTATACGGCAATTTTTGCAAACGCTGCCTTGGTAGCGCCAGGATTTTCAGAATTGGCACAACGAGCAGGTGCAGGAGAAGCTATTTCTTTCTTCGGTATGCCATTAAGTGAAACCGTTTATACTTCAACGGTTATTCCAGCTATTTTGCTGGTATGGTTATTATCGTATTTGGAACGTATCTTAGAACGCATTTTACCAGAGGCCGTAACGCGTCTGTTTACACCATTATTTAGTATTTTGATTGCGGTTCCATTAACCATTATCGTCATTGGACCGTTATCTGCAGCCGGAGCGAATGTAGTTGCAACAGGTTATACAGCCTTAGCGGTTTCTTTCCCAGCTTAG
- a CDS encoding glucose PTS transporter subunit IIA: protein MLLGVHWGITPVILANHEKYGMDTFQVYQTIAVISQVGAALAVFLKTKKKEVRSVSLSAAITGLFGITEPAIYGVNLRFKKPFIIGVVTGAVASLVTSFFNSFSFVYTGLPGPLTIINTYSAEYPSSFWGVLAGTIIALVLPIILVQIFGYGDDTVEAAADASSTTTETDAESNNHTAVAVDSSSETDIQSPIKGTLVPLDEVPDPVFSSGAMGKGIAIKPAEGRVVAPFNGKVTLVAGTKHAIGLISDDGVEVLIHIGLETVELEGKPFTVHVEAEQSIEKGDLLMEFDIDQIKAAGLSTITPIVVTNTNDYADVLVSQTKEAVGTIVTIKK, encoded by the coding sequence GTGTTGCTAGGAGTCCACTGGGGAATTACACCAGTCATTCTAGCCAACCATGAAAAATATGGGATGGACACTTTCCAAGTGTATCAAACAATCGCCGTTATCTCTCAAGTAGGAGCAGCTTTAGCCGTTTTCTTAAAAACAAAGAAAAAAGAAGTCCGCAGTGTCAGTTTATCTGCAGCCATTACTGGTTTATTCGGAATTACTGAACCAGCCATTTATGGGGTTAACTTGCGTTTCAAGAAACCATTTATTATTGGAGTTGTAACGGGAGCAGTTGCTTCATTGGTAACTAGTTTCTTTAATTCTTTCTCATTTGTGTATACAGGATTACCTGGTCCTCTAACCATCATCAACACGTACAGTGCTGAGTATCCTTCTTCTTTCTGGGGAGTATTGGCTGGAACGATCATTGCTCTTGTATTGCCAATTATATTGGTTCAAATTTTTGGTTATGGAGATGACACTGTAGAAGCAGCAGCTGATGCATCATCGACTACAACAGAAACGGATGCTGAAAGCAACAACCACACTGCAGTCGCTGTAGATAGTTCTTCAGAAACTGACATTCAATCTCCAATCAAGGGAACGCTTGTACCGTTAGATGAAGTACCTGATCCTGTATTTTCATCAGGAGCAATGGGCAAAGGAATAGCGATTAAACCTGCAGAAGGTAGAGTAGTAGCGCCATTTAATGGTAAAGTAACATTAGTAGCAGGTACTAAACATGCTATTGGATTGATTTCTGACGACGGTGTAGAAGTGTTGATTCATATTGGACTGGAAACTGTTGAGTTAGAAGGTAAGCCCTTCACTGTTCACGTTGAAGCAGAGCAATCCATTGAGAAAGGCGATTTGCTTATGGAATTTGATATCGACCAAATTAAAGCAGCTGGTTTGTCGACTATCACACCGATCGTAGTAACGAATACTAATGATTACGCAGATGTATTGGTTTCTCAAACAAAAGAAGCAGTAGGCACGATAGTAACCATTAAAAAATAG
- a CDS encoding 6-phospho-beta-glucosidase — MSKFPKDFLWGGALAAHQFEGGWDQGGKGPSVADVMTAGAAGKPREITKTVEEGKFYPNHEAIDFYNRYKEDVALFAEMGLNSLRTSINWTRIFPKGDEAEPNEAGLQFYDDLFDELLKNGIEPVITLTHFEMPLHLAQTYGGFRNRKVVDLFVKFAEVVFERYKDKVKYWMTFNEINNMMDYTNPIFLWTNVGVQVEAGENAKEVMYTAAHHVLLASALSVKIGRQINPDFQIGAMVSHVPIYPLTAHPEDAMLAEESMHLRYFFPDVQVRGYYPNYTLKEFEREGLTIPIREGDAEILAQGKVDYLGFSYYMSNVVDHKDENNDDEAANVHGKIPYQVDNPYLKASDWGWTIDPVGLRYTLNRFWDRYQIPLFIVENGFGAIDTVEEDGSIHDKARISYLREHIKQMSIAINHDGVELMGYTPWGIIDIVSFTTGEMKKRYGMIYVDRDNEGNGTMKRSKKDSFDWYKKVIESNGEDL, encoded by the coding sequence ATGTCTAAATTTCCAAAAGATTTCTTATGGGGCGGAGCGTTAGCAGCCCATCAATTCGAAGGTGGCTGGGATCAAGGTGGTAAAGGACCAAGTGTCGCTGATGTGATGACGGCTGGAGCAGCTGGTAAACCACGCGAAATCACCAAAACGGTTGAAGAGGGTAAATTTTACCCGAATCACGAGGCCATTGATTTTTACAATCGTTATAAAGAAGATGTGGCGTTGTTTGCTGAAATGGGATTGAACAGTTTACGTACATCTATTAACTGGACACGTATTTTCCCTAAAGGTGATGAAGCTGAACCAAATGAAGCTGGACTTCAATTCTACGATGATTTGTTTGATGAATTATTGAAAAACGGTATTGAGCCGGTCATTACGCTAACTCACTTTGAAATGCCGCTTCACTTAGCACAAACTTATGGTGGGTTTAGAAACCGTAAAGTAGTCGATCTCTTTGTTAAATTTGCTGAAGTAGTTTTTGAGCGTTACAAAGATAAAGTGAAATACTGGATGACGTTTAACGAAATCAACAATATGATGGATTACACAAACCCAATCTTCTTATGGACAAACGTGGGTGTTCAAGTTGAAGCAGGCGAAAATGCTAAAGAAGTGATGTATACTGCAGCACATCACGTGTTATTGGCAAGTGCTCTATCAGTGAAAATCGGACGCCAAATCAACCCTGATTTCCAAATAGGGGCGATGGTGTCTCATGTACCAATCTATCCATTAACGGCTCATCCAGAAGATGCTATGTTGGCTGAAGAATCCATGCATCTGCGTTATTTCTTCCCGGATGTACAAGTGCGTGGCTATTATCCAAACTATACGCTGAAAGAATTCGAACGTGAAGGATTGACTATTCCTATTCGAGAAGGCGACGCTGAAATATTAGCACAAGGTAAAGTAGACTATCTAGGGTTTAGTTACTATATGTCTAATGTGGTGGATCATAAAGATGAAAATAACGATGATGAAGCTGCTAACGTGCATGGAAAGATTCCTTATCAAGTAGACAATCCTTACCTAAAAGCTAGTGACTGGGGTTGGACGATTGATCCTGTAGGTTTGCGTTACACGTTGAATCGTTTCTGGGATCGTTATCAAATACCACTGTTCATTGTGGAAAATGGGTTTGGTGCGATTGATACTGTTGAAGAAGACGGTAGCATCCATGATAAAGCTCGTATCTCTTATTTGCGTGAACACATCAAACAAATGAGCATCGCGATAAATCATGATGGTGTTGAATTAATGGGGTATACACCTTGGGGCATCATTGATATCGTTTCGTTTACTACTGGAGAAATGAAAAAACGGTACGGTATGATTTATGTCGACCGTGATAATGAAGGTAATGGTACAATGAAACGCAGCAAGAAAGATTCGTTTGACTGGTATAAAAAAGTCATTGAATCGAATGGAGAAGATCTATAA
- the def gene encoding peptide deformylase, giving the protein MITMEDIIREGHPTLRMVAKELALPLSEEEKQLGKDMLQFLKNSQDPELAEKYNLRAGVGLAAPQLDISKRLIAVHIPGIEEGIDEPIISAVMVNPKIISHSVQNACLTEGEGCLSVDREVPGYVPRHSRITLTYFDLEGVLHKTRLKNYPAIVIQHEIDHINGIMFYDHINKEQPFKIDDDVKVIS; this is encoded by the coding sequence ATGATTACAATGGAAGACATTATTAGAGAAGGCCATCCTACCTTAAGAATGGTTGCTAAAGAATTAGCATTGCCCCTTAGTGAAGAAGAAAAGCAATTAGGTAAAGATATGCTCCAATTTCTAAAAAACAGCCAAGACCCTGAACTTGCTGAAAAATATAACTTACGCGCTGGAGTCGGACTTGCAGCACCTCAATTAGACATTTCAAAACGTTTGATTGCTGTACACATCCCTGGAATTGAAGAAGGAATTGACGAACCAATTATTAGCGCTGTAATGGTCAATCCAAAGATCATCAGTCATTCTGTTCAAAACGCTTGTTTAACAGAAGGTGAAGGTTGCTTATCTGTGGATCGTGAAGTACCCGGTTATGTGCCTCGTCACAGCCGGATTACATTAACGTACTTCGACTTAGAAGGAGTACTTCACAAAACGCGTTTAAAAAATTACCCAGCGATTGTTATTCAACATGAAATTGACCATATCAATGGCATTATGTTTTATGATCACATCAATAAAGAACAGCCCTTTAAAATCGATGACGATGTAAAAGTTATTTCTTAA
- the gdhA gene encoding NADP-specific glutamate dehydrogenase yields MIDAKSYVNEVYTKVSERDPDQPEYLQAVKEFFGTIEPVFAAHPELIEKNILERLVEPERILQFRVPWVDDQGAVNVNRGYRVQYNSAIGPYKGGLRFHPSVTQSIVKFLGFEQIFKNSLTGLPIGGGKGGSDFDPKGKSDNEVMRFCQSFMTELQRHIGPDIDVPAGDIGVGAREIGFLFGQYKKLNGFQAGILTGKPIFLGGSLARTEATGYGLVYFTKEMLDDIGKSFKNQKVVVSGSGNVAIYAIEKVQEFGGTVIACSDSDGYIFDPEGIDLALVKKIKEEKRERISEYLKERPNAVYENGNIWDLDERYTIALPCATQNEIDGPTAQKMISQGVGAVAEGANMPCNLEAVKEFQKAGIVYGPAKAANAGGVAVSALEMSQNSQRLNWSFEEVDDELKKIMKNIYKEIKDTAKFYNLDGDFVAGANIAGFTKVAKAMLSQGVI; encoded by the coding sequence ATGATAGATGCAAAAAGTTATGTTAATGAAGTTTATACTAAAGTTTCAGAACGGGATCCGGATCAACCGGAATACTTGCAAGCAGTCAAAGAATTTTTTGGTACTATCGAACCAGTCTTCGCAGCTCATCCAGAATTAATCGAAAAAAATATTTTAGAGCGCTTAGTGGAACCAGAAAGAATTCTACAATTTAGAGTTCCTTGGGTCGATGATCAAGGTGCAGTAAATGTAAACCGTGGATACAGAGTGCAATACAATTCTGCTATAGGACCTTATAAAGGAGGACTACGTTTCCATCCGTCTGTTACACAAAGTATCGTGAAATTTTTAGGGTTTGAACAAATTTTCAAGAATAGTCTGACTGGATTACCTATTGGTGGCGGTAAAGGCGGTAGTGACTTTGATCCAAAAGGGAAATCGGACAATGAAGTTATGCGCTTTTGTCAAAGCTTTATGACAGAACTGCAACGTCATATAGGGCCGGATATCGATGTACCAGCTGGTGATATTGGTGTAGGTGCACGTGAAATTGGCTTTTTATTTGGACAATATAAAAAGTTGAATGGTTTCCAAGCAGGAATTTTAACTGGAAAACCGATTTTCTTAGGTGGTAGTTTGGCACGAACAGAAGCTACAGGCTACGGGTTAGTTTACTTTACTAAAGAAATGTTAGACGATATTGGAAAATCTTTCAAAAATCAAAAAGTCGTTGTTTCAGGAAGTGGAAATGTGGCTATCTATGCAATTGAAAAGGTTCAAGAATTTGGTGGAACGGTTATTGCTTGTTCAGATTCAGATGGTTATATTTTTGATCCAGAAGGAATTGACTTGGCACTTGTTAAAAAAATCAAAGAAGAAAAAAGAGAAAGAATTTCAGAGTATCTTAAAGAACGTCCAAATGCAGTCTATGAAAATGGCAATATCTGGGACTTAGATGAAAGATATACAATTGCACTCCCATGTGCGACTCAAAATGAGATTGATGGACCAACAGCACAGAAAATGATTAGCCAAGGAGTTGGTGCTGTTGCTGAAGGTGCGAACATGCCATGTAATTTAGAGGCTGTTAAAGAATTTCAAAAGGCTGGAATCGTTTATGGTCCAGCTAAAGCAGCTAATGCTGGTGGTGTAGCAGTTTCAGCATTAGAAATGAGCCAAAATAGTCAAAGACTAAATTGGAGTTTTGAAGAAGTAGACGATGAATTGAAAAAAATTATGAAAAACATCTATAAAGAAATAAAAGATACAGCTAAGTTTTATAATTTAGATGGGGATTTTGTAGCCGGTGCGAATATTGCTGGTTTTACAAAAGTTGCGAAAGCAATGTTAAGTCAAGGCGTGATTTAA